A genome region from Littorina saxatilis isolate snail1 linkage group LG16, US_GU_Lsax_2.0, whole genome shotgun sequence includes the following:
- the LOC138949751 gene encoding uncharacterized protein, translating to MPPKRRAAAGVASATAKLRRPTRGPIRAQAQPVDVAPLGARQQPAAPPAAAPDPALVQAVTQAVLQALVAQESAAELPEDPVMNVIDNAVTDITGTYPPVTLGQSHFISSSSPVTATISGKLKDQIWQGQFIDLHDLLEDPANEPPLFAFDPTSPTGLYLQKRPKMKPQMDPTTWTLAWNRFSAIVTARRPELAPGLAHHMEVVVKMAGKRGDWRFYDA from the coding sequence ATGCCTCCTAAGCGCAGAGCTGCCGCTGGTGTTGCCTCGGCTACGGCCAAACTGAGGAGACCAACCCGGGGACCCATCAGGGCTCAAGCACAACCAGTTGATGTCGCCCCTCTGGGAGCCAGGCAACAACCAGCTGCTCCCCCAGCTGCAGCTCCTGACCCGGCGCTTGTCCAAGCGGTCACACAGGCCGTCCTCCAGGCGTTGGTGGCCCAGGAATCTGCCGCTGAGCTCCCCGAGGACCCTGTGATGAACGTGATCGACAACGCCGTCACCGACATAACAGGTACCTACCCTCCCGTAACCCTCGGTCAGTCCCACTTTATATCGTCTTCCAGCCCAGTTACTGCCACTATTTCGGGAAAACTAAAAGACCAAATTTGGCAGGGTCAATTTATTGACCTACATGACCTACTGGAAGATCCCGCTAATGAACCCCCTCTGTTTGCGTTTGACCCGACTTCCCCAACTGGCCTTTATCTACAGAAGCGCCCCAAAATGAAGCCCCAAATGGACCCAACCACATGGACCCTGGCTTGGAACCGTTTTTCTGCCATCGTCACTGCGAGACGGCCTGAGCTAGCTCCTGGGCTAGCTCACCACATGGAGGTCGTGGTCAAGATGGCAGGGAAGCGGGGCGACTGGCGTTTTTATGACGCCTAG